In Oryzihumus leptocrescens, the following are encoded in one genomic region:
- a CDS encoding propionyl-CoA synthetase has product MTDGAYAQAYRRSLEDPDGFWGRAARDIDWITPPKRVLDDDRPPFYRWFTGGRLNTCFNALDRHVIAGRAEQPALHHVSPVTGTTRTLTYAQLLDLVARFAGALRGLGVGKGDRVVIYMPMVPEAVVAMLACARIGAVHSVVFGGFAPAELAARIEDAEPKVVVAASCGIEPSRVVEYKPMLDAAIERSSHTPEHVVVLQRPQAEAAMGERDLDWAMLMHPDATAPAGCVPVEATDPLYVLYTSGTTGRPKGIVRDNGGHAVALRWSMTNIFGVRPGETWFTASDVGWVVGHSYIVYAPLLTGCTTVLYEGKPVGTPDAGAFWRVVSDYGVSAMFTAPTAIRAIKKEDAAGALLAGHDLSSLRTLFLAGERLDPDTYAWASERLGVPVVDNWWQTETGWPIAANPRGLQPLPIKPGSPSVPVPGYAVQVLDERGAPVPPGVEGAICLKLPMPPGTLPTLWGDDERYVASYLSAHAGYYLTGDGGYVDEDGYLFVMGRTDDVLNVAGHRLSTGSLEAALAGHPAVAECAVIGVVDELKGQVPRALVVLKAGVDVSAEGAREALEAELVKRVRDEVGPVAALHQVDIVPALPKTRSGKILRRTMREMADGGSPAVPSTIEDASVLDALAPVLRGD; this is encoded by the coding sequence ATGACCGACGGTGCATACGCTCAGGCCTACCGGCGCAGCCTGGAGGACCCGGACGGCTTCTGGGGCCGGGCCGCGCGCGACATCGACTGGATCACGCCGCCGAAGCGGGTGCTCGACGACGACCGGCCGCCGTTCTACCGGTGGTTCACCGGCGGCCGCCTGAACACCTGCTTCAACGCCCTCGACCGGCACGTCATCGCCGGCCGGGCCGAGCAGCCCGCGCTTCACCACGTCAGCCCGGTCACCGGCACGACCCGGACGCTGACCTATGCCCAGCTGCTCGACCTCGTCGCCCGGTTCGCCGGGGCGCTGCGCGGCCTGGGTGTGGGCAAGGGCGACCGGGTGGTCATCTACATGCCGATGGTCCCCGAGGCCGTCGTCGCGATGCTGGCGTGCGCGCGGATCGGCGCGGTGCACTCGGTGGTCTTCGGCGGGTTCGCCCCGGCCGAGCTGGCCGCCCGGATCGAGGACGCCGAGCCGAAGGTGGTCGTGGCCGCCTCGTGCGGCATCGAGCCCTCCCGGGTGGTGGAGTACAAGCCGATGCTCGACGCGGCGATCGAGCGCTCGTCGCACACGCCGGAGCACGTGGTGGTGCTCCAGCGTCCGCAGGCCGAGGCCGCCATGGGGGAGCGCGACCTCGACTGGGCCATGCTCATGCACCCCGACGCCACGGCCCCGGCCGGCTGCGTGCCGGTCGAGGCGACCGACCCGCTCTACGTCCTCTACACCTCTGGCACGACCGGGCGGCCCAAGGGGATCGTGCGCGACAACGGGGGCCACGCCGTGGCGCTGCGGTGGTCGATGACCAACATCTTCGGGGTGCGCCCGGGGGAGACGTGGTTCACCGCCAGCGACGTGGGCTGGGTGGTCGGCCACTCCTACATCGTCTACGCCCCGCTGCTGACCGGCTGCACGACCGTGCTCTACGAGGGCAAGCCGGTCGGCACACCCGACGCCGGGGCGTTCTGGCGGGTCGTGTCCGACTACGGCGTCTCGGCGATGTTCACCGCGCCCACCGCGATCCGGGCGATCAAGAAGGAGGACGCGGCCGGGGCGCTGTTGGCCGGGCACGACCTGTCCTCGTTGCGCACCCTGTTCCTCGCGGGGGAGCGGCTCGACCCCGACACCTACGCCTGGGCCAGCGAGCGGCTCGGGGTGCCGGTGGTCGACAACTGGTGGCAGACCGAGACCGGCTGGCCGATCGCGGCCAACCCCCGCGGCCTGCAGCCGCTGCCGATCAAGCCCGGCTCACCGAGCGTGCCTGTGCCCGGGTATGCCGTGCAGGTGCTCGACGAGCGCGGCGCACCGGTGCCGCCCGGCGTGGAGGGGGCGATCTGCCTGAAGCTGCCGATGCCCCCCGGGACGCTGCCGACCCTGTGGGGGGACGACGAGCGCTACGTCGCGTCGTACCTGTCGGCCCACGCGGGCTACTACCTCACCGGCGACGGCGGCTACGTCGACGAGGACGGCTACCTGTTCGTCATGGGTCGCACCGACGACGTGCTCAACGTGGCCGGTCACCGCCTCTCGACCGGGTCGCTGGAGGCGGCGCTGGCCGGTCACCCCGCAGTGGCCGAGTGCGCGGTGATCGGCGTGGTCGACGAGCTGAAGGGCCAGGTGCCCCGGGCGCTGGTGGTGCTCAAGGCCGGTGTCGACGTGTCCGCCGAGGGTGCACGAGAGGCGCTGGAGGCCGAGCTGGTGAAGCGGGTGCGGGACGAGGTGGGTCCGGTCGCGGCGCTGCACCAGGTCGACATCGTCCCCGCGCTGCCCAAGACCCGCTCCGGCAAGATCCTGCGCAGGACGATGCGGGAGATGGCCGACGGCGGGAGCCCGGCGGTGCCCAGCACCATCGAGGACGCGTCCGTCCTGGATGCGCTCGCGCCGGTGCTGCGGGGGGACTGA
- a CDS encoding pyridoxamine 5'-phosphate oxidase family protein, producing the protein MALHPRALPEAALAFLAERHLATLTTLRPDGSPHVVPVGFTWDPGAGVARIITSGTSRKARNATSGRAVLCQVDGWRWLSLEGPVRVLTDAASVRDAERRYAVRYREPRENPRRVVLEVTVDRVLGLVERPARRT; encoded by the coding sequence GTGGCCCTGCACCCCCGCGCCCTGCCCGAGGCCGCGCTCGCCTTCCTCGCCGAGCGCCACCTCGCGACCCTGACCACCCTGCGCCCGGACGGCAGCCCGCACGTCGTGCCGGTCGGCTTCACCTGGGACCCCGGGGCCGGCGTCGCCCGCATCATCACCAGCGGCACCAGCCGCAAGGCGCGCAACGCCACCTCCGGCCGGGCCGTGCTGTGCCAGGTCGACGGGTGGCGCTGGCTGTCGCTGGAGGGCCCGGTGCGCGTCCTCACCGACGCGGCGTCGGTCCGCGACGCCGAGCGCCGGTATGCCGTCCGCTACCGCGAGCCGCGGGAGAACCCCCGGCGCGTGGTGCTCGAGGTCACGGTCGACCGCGTGCTCGGCCTGGTCGAGCGCCCCGCGCGTCGAACCTAG
- a CDS encoding exo-alpha-sialidase has protein sequence MFTTTSWTSPDDGATWSSPRLGTLTTTTPMRFVYFHRSLVVGLHGDLLTTVYGCDEHSQRYRTLLARSVDGGLNWRISALIADEGTSNEGRSEPTMVRASNGDLVAVIRQAAPVNPAVCAGSRQGASLVITRSTNDGATWSTPVPLPGAGLSPDNASSADPQLQMMPTGAMVLSYGRPWTRLLVSEDGTGRSWSDLALTDQGISSGYTSIVPLDARRVLLVGDKGSNWCFAKDSGAHQVGVWTKSVELRPSDTRRIDLQSRYLNGTLPVTTDMSDETSSESGPAAVFDGSVDPDAGAVAPGRTGTFTIDLGGTNVLTGASLALPDAGQSAALDLSNDGQTWRTVAGWVSAGNYAYLTDRGFAAASARFARVRVTSPNGPTRLAELELRTNASTFEDDLVGHAPQGFVTLPAGLPRVAVVGGGAGISSERAVRLNDISSKEYPVMAMGLPAKTTRNLELALRSNRVASAFLISLDGRKGTAYQRALHLGVFPDGSLRRWTGTKWVNLSGAGLVKSTGWAGVRINATTSGANVYVNGRLFSRVPLTPGTTAFTGIQVSSGGTAPVGDDMFIDQWRAS, from the coding sequence GTGTTCACCACGACGTCATGGACCTCCCCGGACGACGGGGCAACCTGGTCGTCACCCCGACTGGGCACGCTGACCACGACCACGCCGATGCGCTTCGTCTACTTCCACCGCAGCCTGGTGGTCGGCCTGCACGGCGACCTGCTGACCACCGTGTACGGGTGCGACGAGCACAGCCAGCGCTACCGCACCCTCCTCGCACGCAGCGTGGACGGTGGGCTGAACTGGAGGATCTCCGCGCTGATCGCGGATGAGGGGACCAGCAACGAGGGCCGCTCGGAGCCGACCATGGTGCGGGCGTCCAACGGCGACCTGGTCGCGGTGATCCGGCAGGCGGCCCCCGTCAACCCGGCCGTCTGCGCCGGTTCGCGTCAGGGTGCCAGCCTCGTCATCACGCGGTCCACCAACGACGGGGCCACCTGGTCGACCCCGGTCCCGCTCCCGGGCGCCGGCCTGAGCCCCGACAACGCCTCCAGCGCCGACCCGCAGCTGCAGATGATGCCCACCGGCGCCATGGTGCTCAGCTACGGACGCCCCTGGACCCGCCTGCTCGTCTCCGAGGACGGCACCGGTCGCAGCTGGTCAGACCTGGCGCTGACCGACCAGGGCATCTCCAGCGGCTACACCAGCATCGTGCCGCTCGACGCCCGTCGGGTGCTGCTGGTCGGGGACAAGGGTTCCAACTGGTGCTTCGCCAAAGACAGCGGTGCCCACCAGGTCGGCGTGTGGACCAAGTCGGTCGAGCTGCGCCCGTCCGACACCCGTCGCATCGACCTGCAGAGCCGCTACCTCAACGGCACGCTGCCGGTGACGACCGACATGTCCGACGAGACGAGTTCCGAGTCGGGGCCGGCTGCCGTGTTCGACGGCAGCGTCGACCCCGACGCCGGGGCCGTTGCCCCCGGACGCACCGGGACGTTCACCATCGACCTCGGGGGCACCAACGTGCTGACGGGGGCGTCCCTGGCGCTCCCGGACGCCGGCCAGTCCGCTGCACTGGACCTCTCGAACGACGGCCAGACCTGGCGAACGGTCGCCGGCTGGGTGTCTGCCGGGAACTACGCCTACCTCACAGACCGCGGCTTTGCGGCCGCTTCCGCGCGCTTCGCGCGGGTCCGGGTGACGAGTCCGAACGGCCCGACCCGGCTGGCCGAGCTGGAGCTGCGCACCAACGCGAGCACCTTCGAGGATGACCTGGTCGGTCACGCTCCACAGGGTTTCGTGACGCTTCCCGCCGGCCTGCCGCGGGTCGCCGTCGTGGGCGGCGGTGCGGGCATCTCCAGCGAGCGTGCCGTGCGTCTGAACGACATCTCGAGCAAGGAGTACCCGGTGATGGCCATGGGCCTCCCGGCCAAGACCACCCGCAACCTGGAACTCGCCCTGCGGTCGAACCGTGTCGCGAGCGCGTTCCTCATCTCCCTTGACGGTCGCAAGGGCACGGCATACCAGCGGGCACTGCACCTCGGTGTCTTCCCGGACGGGAGCCTGCGCCGCTGGACCGGGACGAAGTGGGTCAACCTGTCCGGCGCTGGCCTGGTCAAGAGCACCGGCTGGGCAGGCGTGCGGATCAACGCGACCACCTCGGGCGCAAATGTCTACGTCAACGGCCGGCTGTTCTCCCGGGTCCCGTTGACGCCGGGGACGACGGCCTTCACCGGGATCCAGGTCTCTTCAGGTGGCACCGCACCGGTGGGCGACGACATGTTCATCGACCAGTGGCGAGCCAGCTGA
- a CDS encoding LOG family protein: protein MEIETLAALDRALTEGTPLRGLRLQDLDLRRREAALLGHTDLEGLVVLGGRLTPALEAHLRSHGALLFPTDPHAPINPYRAQLYSPHELYAGLAGDGYAATPDARAYAWYQDARVRSDVFVTLLRAVHDDSMGDALDELLDGLPVAGVMGGHAVTRGSADYAAAVRLGHALAAAGLVVATGGGPGAMEAANLGAFCRDSGVLEAAQHRLAEVPGFAADVAAWARTGLAVRDDVAPAEGAPVRSVGLPTWFYGHEPPNVFCDGVAKFFSNALREDGLLARCTAGLVILPGAAGTVQEVFQAATRLYYAGTAKPPPMVLVGREHWTDGIPVWPALRALGDGRAMGSVVHLVDDPDEAVAILAAPWS, encoded by the coding sequence GTGGAGATTGAGACGCTCGCCGCGTTGGACAGGGCACTGACCGAAGGCACGCCGCTGCGGGGGCTGCGGCTGCAGGACCTCGACCTGCGACGACGCGAGGCCGCGCTGCTGGGGCACACCGACCTCGAGGGGCTGGTCGTGCTCGGCGGCCGGCTCACCCCGGCGCTGGAGGCGCACCTGCGTTCGCACGGCGCACTGCTGTTCCCTACCGACCCGCACGCCCCGATCAACCCCTACCGGGCCCAGCTCTACAGCCCGCACGAGCTGTATGCCGGCCTGGCCGGTGACGGCTATGCCGCCACCCCCGACGCGCGCGCCTACGCGTGGTACCAGGACGCCCGGGTCCGCAGCGACGTGTTCGTCACCCTGCTGCGGGCGGTCCACGACGACTCCATGGGTGACGCCCTCGACGAGCTGCTCGACGGACTGCCCGTGGCGGGCGTCATGGGCGGGCACGCCGTGACGCGCGGCAGCGCCGACTATGCGGCGGCCGTGCGGCTCGGGCACGCCCTGGCGGCCGCCGGGCTGGTCGTGGCCACCGGCGGCGGCCCGGGCGCGATGGAGGCGGCCAACCTCGGCGCCTTCTGCCGGGACTCGGGGGTGCTCGAGGCGGCCCAGCACCGGCTCGCCGAGGTGCCCGGCTTCGCCGCCGACGTGGCGGCCTGGGCCCGGACCGGCCTGGCCGTGCGCGACGACGTGGCCCCCGCCGAGGGCGCCCCGGTGCGCAGCGTCGGCCTGCCGACCTGGTTCTACGGCCACGAGCCGCCCAACGTGTTCTGCGACGGGGTGGCCAAGTTCTTCAGCAACGCCCTGCGCGAGGACGGCCTGCTGGCCCGCTGCACCGCGGGGCTGGTGATCCTCCCCGGGGCCGCGGGCACGGTGCAGGAGGTGTTCCAGGCCGCCACGAGGCTCTACTACGCCGGGACCGCGAAGCCGCCCCCGATGGTCCTGGTCGGGCGCGAGCACTGGACCGACGGCATACCGGTCTGGCCGGCGCTGCGGGCGCTCGGCGACGGGCGCGCCATGGGCTCGGTGGTGCACCTGGTCGACGACCCGGACGAGGCCGTCGCGATCCTGGCCGCGCCATGGAGCTGA
- a CDS encoding DUF1990 family protein, with protein sequence MELSQLAGAPFTYPGVGGTADGSAPAGFHRARVTSLIGTSPGAFDRAVEALMTWRMHADFGLPLQATAGRAGEGVETLGRLGIGPLGLDIPCRVVWALEGPGRAGFAYGTLPGHPEAGEEAFLLEDVDGTVRFTISAFSRGARWYSRAVPPLTRGLQRVALRRYAATLRRLAEG encoded by the coding sequence ATGGAGCTGAGCCAACTGGCCGGCGCGCCGTTCACCTACCCCGGCGTCGGCGGGACCGCGGACGGGTCCGCCCCCGCCGGCTTCCACCGCGCCAGGGTCACCTCGCTCATCGGCACCAGCCCGGGCGCGTTCGACCGCGCGGTCGAGGCCCTCATGACGTGGCGGATGCACGCCGACTTCGGGCTCCCGCTGCAGGCGACCGCCGGCCGGGCGGGCGAAGGCGTGGAGACCCTGGGCCGGCTCGGTATCGGCCCGCTCGGGCTCGACATCCCGTGCCGGGTGGTCTGGGCACTCGAGGGGCCGGGGCGGGCCGGGTTCGCCTACGGCACCCTGCCCGGGCACCCCGAGGCGGGTGAGGAGGCGTTCCTGCTCGAGGACGTCGACGGGACCGTCCGGTTCACGATCAGCGCGTTCAGCCGGGGCGCCCGGTGGTACTCCCGCGCCGTCCCGCCGCTGACGCGCGGGCTGCAGCGGGTCGCGCTCCGGCGCTACGCCGCCACCCTGCGGCGGCTGGCAGAGGGCTGA
- the rlmN gene encoding 23S rRNA (adenine(2503)-C(2))-methyltransferase RlmN, with translation MSTSLPDPSTQRPRPGQLTFAAPRRGKPPQHLADLAPAERKAAVEALGHKGFRAKQLSTHYFERLVDSPEDMTDLPKAIRDDLVAGLLPQLITPVRTVTADEGATVKSVWRLHDGALVESVTMRYPNRVTICVSSQAGCGMNCPFCATGQEGLTRNMSTAEIVEQIVAAARSLRRGEVAGGSEDAPLRVSNVVFMGMGEALANYKAAIGAIRRLTDKAPDGLGMSARGITMSTVGLVPGIDKLAAEGIPVTLALSLHAPDDELRNELVPINTRWKVDEALDAAYRYFEATGRRVSIEYALIKDINDHAWRADLLGDKLNARGRGWVHVNPIPLNPTPGSKWTASRKGVEQQFVERLRAHGIPTTIRDTRGSEIDGACGQLAAATA, from the coding sequence ATGTCGACCTCCCTGCCCGACCCCAGCACGCAGCGCCCCCGCCCGGGGCAGCTGACCTTCGCCGCACCCCGCCGGGGCAAGCCCCCGCAGCACCTCGCCGACCTCGCCCCGGCCGAGCGCAAGGCCGCGGTCGAAGCGCTGGGGCACAAGGGCTTCCGGGCCAAGCAGCTGTCCACGCACTACTTCGAGCGGCTGGTCGACTCCCCGGAGGACATGACCGACCTGCCCAAGGCGATCCGTGACGACCTGGTGGCCGGGCTGCTGCCGCAGCTGATCACCCCGGTCCGCACCGTCACCGCCGACGAGGGCGCGACGGTCAAGTCCGTGTGGCGCCTGCACGACGGAGCGCTCGTGGAGAGCGTGACCATGCGCTACCCCAACCGGGTCACGATCTGCGTCTCCAGCCAGGCCGGCTGCGGCATGAACTGCCCCTTCTGCGCCACCGGCCAGGAGGGCCTGACCCGCAACATGTCCACGGCCGAGATCGTCGAGCAGATCGTGGCTGCGGCCCGCTCGCTGCGCCGCGGCGAGGTGGCCGGCGGGAGCGAGGACGCCCCGCTGCGGGTCAGCAACGTCGTGTTCATGGGCATGGGGGAGGCCCTGGCCAACTACAAGGCGGCCATCGGCGCGATCCGTCGGCTCACCGACAAGGCCCCGGACGGCCTGGGCATGTCCGCCCGCGGCATCACCATGTCGACGGTCGGCCTGGTGCCTGGCATCGACAAGCTCGCCGCCGAGGGCATCCCGGTCACGCTGGCGCTGTCGCTGCACGCCCCCGACGACGAGCTGCGCAACGAGCTCGTGCCGATCAACACCCGCTGGAAGGTCGACGAGGCGCTCGACGCGGCCTACCGCTACTTCGAGGCGACCGGCCGCCGGGTCAGCATCGAGTACGCCCTGATCAAGGACATCAACGACCACGCCTGGCGCGCCGACCTGCTCGGCGACAAGCTCAACGCCCGGGGCCGTGGCTGGGTGCACGTCAACCCGATCCCGCTCAACCCCACCCCGGGGTCGAAGTGGACCGCCTCCCGCAAGGGTGTCGAGCAGCAGTTCGTCGAGCGCCTGCGCGCCCACGGCATCCCGACCACGATCCGCGACACCCGGGGCAGCGAGATCGACGGCGCCTGCGGTCAGCTGGCCGCCGCCACCGCCTGA
- a CDS encoding phosphatidate cytidylyltransferase, with the protein MEKTEGTPPAPATDRDAAASQDAASQPAASRAARKQPAAGPGRAGRNLPAAIGVGVGLGAVIVASLFIRKEAFLAVAVLAACTGVWELSHGLSAGRIRVPLLPSVVGAATMVLAAYKGGGQALTVAFGLTCVAVLLWRVADGLDDAMRDIAGGIFVAAYVPLLAGFASLMLAEPDGPWRIFVFVLVTVCSDVGGYAVGVVLGKHPMAPSVSPKKSWEGFAGSTLFCVVGGILGVTLALHAAWWVGAVLGLAAVVTATLGDLTESMIKRDLGIKDMGTLLPGHGGVMDRLDSLLLVAPVVWALLTAFVPAH; encoded by the coding sequence GTGGAGAAGACCGAGGGCACCCCGCCCGCGCCGGCCACCGACCGGGACGCGGCCGCGAGCCAGGACGCCGCGAGCCAGCCGGCCGCGAGCCGGGCCGCCCGCAAGCAGCCCGCCGCGGGGCCGGGGAGGGCCGGGCGCAACCTGCCCGCCGCCATCGGCGTCGGCGTGGGCCTGGGCGCGGTCATCGTGGCGAGCCTGTTCATCCGCAAGGAGGCCTTCCTCGCCGTGGCGGTCCTGGCCGCCTGCACCGGGGTGTGGGAGCTCTCCCACGGCCTGTCCGCGGGCCGGATCCGGGTCCCGCTGCTGCCCAGCGTCGTCGGCGCCGCGACCATGGTGCTGGCCGCCTACAAGGGCGGGGGGCAGGCGCTCACGGTGGCCTTCGGGCTGACCTGTGTCGCGGTGTTGCTCTGGCGGGTCGCCGACGGCCTCGACGACGCGATGCGCGACATCGCCGGGGGCATCTTCGTCGCTGCCTACGTGCCGCTGCTGGCGGGTTTCGCGTCGCTGATGCTCGCCGAGCCCGACGGGCCCTGGCGGATCTTCGTCTTCGTGCTGGTCACGGTCTGCAGCGACGTCGGCGGCTACGCGGTCGGCGTGGTCCTGGGCAAGCACCCGATGGCGCCCTCGGTGAGCCCGAAGAAGTCCTGGGAGGGCTTCGCCGGATCGACGCTGTTCTGCGTCGTGGGCGGGATCCTCGGCGTGACGCTGGCGCTGCACGCGGCCTGGTGGGTGGGCGCCGTGCTCGGCCTCGCCGCGGTGGTCACCGCGACGCTGGGCGACCTCACCGAGTCGATGATCAAGCGCGACCTGGGCATCAAGGACATGGGCACCCTGCTGCCCGGCCACGGGGGCGTGATGGACCGGCTGGACTCGCTCCTGCTGGTCGCGCCCGTGGTGTGGGCGCTGCTCACGGCGTTCGTCCCCGCGCACTGA